cactttgggaggctgaggtgggcagatcacaaagtcaggagatcaagattgtcttggccaacatggtgaaaccccgtctctactaaaatacaaaaaaattagctgcgtgtggtggcatatgcctgtaatcccagctacttgggaggctgaggcaggggaattgcttgaacctaggacgcagaggttgcagtgagcaagatcatgctattgcactccagtctggccaaagagcaagactccatctcaaaaaaaaaaaaaaaagagagaccatcctgctcaacatggtgaaaccctgtctctactaaaaatacaaaaattagctgggcttggtggcacgtgcctgtagtcccagctatttgggaggctgaggtgggagaatcgcttgaacctgggaggcagaggttgcagtgagccaagattgtgcccactgcactccagcctggtaacaaagTAAGActacatctaaaaaaaatttttttttttacttaaaaaaagaacctTAAAACAGTAAATTGTAAGTTAATGTTATGTAAGAGGGGTGAGGTATACCGATGTGTACACCTACAACATACTTTGAAATGCATCAAGAAAAATTTGATGGAAAAACTTTACAGAGATTATCTTGGGTTTGAAAACTAAAAATCTGATAGATACGTAATATAATAAGATGCTACTTGTAGAATCTAGGTGGTAAGTATTATATAAATGGGTGTTCACGGcacaattctttcaacttttttatttatttttgagacagtcttgctctgtcgcccaggagtgcagtggcgctatcttggctcactgtaaattctgccacccgggttccgcaattctcctgcctcagacttcaagtagctgggattacaggtctgtaccaccatgccaaactaatttttgtattttcagtagacatacggtttcacgatgttggccaggctggtcaggaactcccagcctcaggtgatctgcccaccatggccttccaaagtgctggtattacaggtgtgaggcaccacacccggccaacttttgtgtttaaaaactgttataacaggccaggtgtggtggctcatgcctgtaattcctgcactttggaaggcccaggcgggcagatcacctgaggctgggagttccagaccagcctgaccaacacagtgataccccgtctctactaaaaatacaaaaattaggtgggtgtggtcacTCAtatctgtagtcacagctacttgggaggctgaggcaggagaatgaacccaggaggcagaggctgcagtgagctgagattgtaccctgcactccagcctgggcgacagagtgagactctgtctcaaaaacaaacaagcaaaaaaaacccTGCTATAACAAAACGCTGTTATGTTGGGAGAATATATAAAgtctccattttctctcttccatttACAGAGTACCCATATATACATCTCTATCACACACATAAGTATTGTTAATAATTTCAtgtatattatttgtttgtttatgcataTATAAGCAAAATCaagtaatacattttttcttttcaaaaagaaattagtATAGAttctattctgaattttttttctctcaatatttCTTGGAGAGTTTACCATTATCAGTACATTGAGAGCATCTTCATTCTGaatagatacaattttttttttttttgagacggagttttgctctgttgcccaggctgaagtacaatggcgcgatcttggctcaccgcaacctctgcctcccgggttcaagtgattctcctgcctcgcctcccaagtagctgggattacaggcgcccacaaccacacctgggtaatttttatacttttagtagagacggagtttcgccacgttggccaggctggtctcaaactcctgacctcaggtgatccacccacctcagcctcccaaagtgctgggattagggcatgagccaccacgcccagcctcaaagGTGAATTTCTAAACAAATGCTTCAATTAAAATTACAACATTATTTACTCTTTTACTTCTTGTATTTGACCTATTTGACCCTTCAAAAATACAAATGCTTCAAATCCATTAAAATCATGCACAGGTCTGTCAGCCCGTTAAATATAACACATAAACAGCCAAGTAGCCATTTTTCCAGCAAAAAGCTCCCACAAAACTTGATCACACTAGTTAGGCTATCACCTATGTCAAGCAAGCCAAGCCTCATAAAACTGTATATATCCTTAGTCAAGCAGGCCAGGTAAACAATGACTCTCAACATCATTCTGTTCTGTAATATTGGTCACATATTTTATTGCAAATATCAGGCCCTCAACACTGGAGATAAAGTGCACTGCTATTAAGTGTCCAATATGAAGTACAATGAGATAATCAAATccgtttttaaattaatttcctttATTACAGACAAAATGAATTACTAAATTTACTAATTAAATTTAATACTTTTCTTAAACAAGTACTATTCACACTCTTTCTTGAAGGACCTCAATTCACAGCAGAccaatatttttgtaaaacagaATAACAATGTTATGGCAGTGTCAAATTGCTATAAAAGTTTccaattactctttttttttgagacagagtctcactctgtcgcccaggctggaatagtgcagtggcacaatcttggctcactgcaacctctgactcctgggttggagcaattctcctgcctcagcctcctgaggagctggaattacaggtgtgcgtcaccatacctggctaatttttgtatttttagtagagatggagtttcaccatgttggccaggctggtcttgaactcctgacctcaggtgatccacccacctcagcctctcagagtgtgggaattacaggcgtgaacaaccgcgcccggccaattactCATTTTTTGAACTTAATGcatcacaaacacaaacacatagtTTAGCGATAAGTGGGcaaaccacactttgagtagcactgAATCAGACCATAAGTAGGACTAACATTTTTAAGTTCCTTCAATTAGCTAGTCATAAATCAATCCAAACACATCatcaaaatgtagaaaaaaaattaatttaccttgggaaaatatttgtataatccCATGTACGCAAGTTGCAAAGTAAGAAATGGAGCAAATATGGACTGTGAAGatagaagataaaattaaatatttccaaCATAATCATTCAAATTACAATAAATCAAACAGCAGCTATAAAATTCCAAGCAcaagctgtaaaaaaaaattgttattattattttttgagacagagtcttcctctgtcacccagtctgagtgcagtggcacgatcttggttcacagcaacatccacctcccaggttcaagtgatgctggtgcctcagccttccaagtacatggggttacaagcgcccgccaccacgcctggctaatttttgtatttttagtagagacagggtttcaccatgttggctaggatggtctagaactcctgacctcatgtgatcaacccacctcggactcccaacatgctgggattacaggtgtgagtcaccttgcctggcaattacttttttttttttaagatggagtctcgctctgtcgcccaggctggagtgcagtgacgcaatctcggctcactgtgacctctgcctcctggttccaagcaattctcctacctcagtctcccataaaatagtaattttaatggTTAAAAGTAATCTTGTTTCCTCAGAagggtgaagaaaataaaagatttgatTTCCTAACATAAAATATGTTTCTCAGGTCATACAATTCTTTCACATTCTTTTAGTGTCCCCAAAACTGTCTTCTCTCATAAAAActcatcttttaaattatttaaagtattaaatagTGACAGATGTTTAACACATCATGCAGTAacatctctgtcacccagagggAATTAATTGACATCCAGGAAGCACACAGACAAGGCCCAGCACTCAAAATAGATGGCATTCTTCCAGTTatgcagaaggctgaggcaggaggattgcttgagcccagaagttctagtccagcctgggcaccacagcaagatcctatctctaaaacgttttaaacaacaacaaaactaaatgcttggccgggcatggtggctcatgcctgtaatcctagcactttgggaggcagagatgggcggatcacgaggtcaagagatcaagatgaccatcctggccgacaaagtgaaaccctgtctctgctaaaaaattagctgggcatggtgggattacaggcgtgagccactgcgcccagcccctcataactacttttaaaatgaaaccatTAAGAAGCGAGTGAAGAAGCAAACATTACTAGATGGCAGTATGGTGACAGCAGTAAGAAACAGTTGAAACTCTGATAGCAACAAAACCCAgagaaccaaaacaaaaaaattcacacaaaaataGGCATAACATTAAAAGCATGAAAGCACAGAGCCCTTcagatagagacagaaaagagataGGCAGCTCATTAAATGCTGAAAGCATCACCGATCTTTGCATTATAGCAAACTATGTTGACAAGTTATcatcaaggaaaaacaaataaaatctgtTCAACAGATTCTATTTATGAAAACATCtgcataaaaatagattttaggccaggcacggtggctcacacctgtaatcccagcactttgggaggcagtggtGGGCGGATCGCGGGGTCACGACATccagaccttcctggctaacacgatgaaaccccgtctctactaaaaatacaaaaaattagccatgcatggtggcacgtgcctgtagtcccagctactcgggaggctaaggcaggagaatcacttgaacccaggaggtggacattgcagtgagccgagattccaccactgcactccagcctaggcgacagaaactccatctcaaaaaaaaaaaaaaaaaaaaaaagatttaaaaaaactgttttgcTTAATGATATAAACTTTAATTatctggataatttatttatgtGCCTGGTACATATACCTAAAATGTCTACTGAATGGAAAAACCTCAGTGCAAGACACTGAACTATGAGCTATGCTTTTCTGCATTCTTCAATATACTGTAAAACAAAATGACCACATCATGGTACAACCAAAATGGACTCATTATGACACTACATTAAGAAATGCTGAAATGTCTTCTGAACCATAGGAAATTTACCTCATATTCAGGACCACAGGAACTGCATTTTactatttcaaattatttgaaaattgataatatacagtatatatatgtaaagcacttaaccCTTTGGTTAAAGAATGAAACTGCCAAGGTTTAATCCCAGCATCACTTAGTAGCTATGTGACCTTCGGCAAatgatttaacctctctgagtcttcaTTTCCCAATGGATTCAAATAATACCAAGTTCATAAGAATGAGGAttagatgaattaatatatgcaaagcaaTGAGAAGGGTCCATAGCATAAAAAAAGGGTTTcagtacagtcatccctcagtatctgcAGAGGACTGGTACCAGGTtcctcctgataccaaaatccatagatgctcaagtcccttatgtaaaatggcacagtatttgcatataacctactcAATTCCTCCCATATACTTgaaatcatttctagttttatgcctaatacaatgtaaatagttgttatactatttttatttgtattatttattatttgttattattgtattatttttcccaaaatatatacacatacatattagttttgagacagggagggtctcactctgtcacccaggctggagtgcagtggcattatcctggctcactgcaacctccgcctgctgggttcaagcaattctcctgcctcagtctcccaagtaactgggattacaggcgtgcaccaccacgcccggctaaatccAAATACTTTcaatccacagttggttgaatccacataGGGTGCAGAACCAACTGATATGGAGGGCCAACAATAATTATTAGGCTCTGTATTTAACCAGAACACTTCATTCTATAAGATGAATAGCAAAGTTAATAATGTATCTTCAAACAGCCACGTGGATCCGGTAGATATTAATATTGGCAATGACTTCTATGGATCAAAAGCACtcataattattaacattttgcattttCCATTAAGTTAGTTAATAATTTACAGATCTTTTCTTACCAAGTATTTGCAAACAAAAGCTCTGACTCCAAGAGCAAGAAGAGCACATCCCACCAATCTAAATATTCGAAAAGAGTCAAATTCTTCTGTTGTACTTCCATCCTCTTGACTGGGTTTTTCACTAATCAGCTGTTTCCTTAGCTTCATTGCTTCTTCGAATCTGGAAAGGTACTGCTCTAGGCCATGGCGGGCACCCCTCTGGACTGAGTCCGCTGTCAAGTCCCCTCTGTTCCGCTGCCGGAGCTCAAGGTTGACATCATTACTGCACTCAGGTGGTTTAATGAAAGAGTCCAATTTGTCTCCCAGTTGGGTCCCCTTTACCTCGGCCATACCACCCTGCTGGTCAGTTGTTCCTGTACTGACTGAATCACCCAGCACTACTCGCTTTGAAACTGAAGGAACGCTGAGGGAGTTCAGTTTATCACTGTCCTGCTGCTTTGATTTTGTTTGactttcttcttctgagaaaagaaatttaaaagcctTATGTATTTATTACATACTGGCAAACACCTTacatgtttatgttttaaaatatgctgtTGCAGCTAGAACTCAGCAGTCtctgaatcaaaataaataaatattgattctGCATTAAAGAAAAGCCAGTttcgaccaggcacagtggctcacgcctgtaatcccaacactttgggaggctgaggtgggcgcatcatgaggtcaagagattgagactatcctagccaacatggtgaaactccgtcgctactaaaaatacaaaaattagctgggtgtggtggcatgtgcctgcagtcccagctgtctggagtcccagctactctggctgaggcaggagaatcgcttgaaatccgggaggcagaggttgccatgagccgagattgcgccactgcactccatctgcatctgcctggcaacagagtgagactccgtctccaaaaaaaaaaaaaaaaaaaaaaaaagctggtttcTTCCTCTACACCCTCAAAATATATCACCCAAAATGAGTATTCTGCAGAGGAAATAACTCAAACTTTATGGGTAGGAGATAAGATTAGTAGACCAACTAGGAAAGATATTCAGAGATTGAGCAAACTGAAAAGACCAACTTTTTATGGATAATATATCCCAGATGTATGATTGCATTGCCTGCCTTAGCTTAtttggttaaaaatataaaatcagtaaggcattttaaaatctgtattgtAAAATGAGATTTGTGAATCCAGTGCCCTATGAGCATAGGGTGTGGCATATCCCACAGCTACTGTTTATGTGGTCAGACAACCATTAGTAGGTAATTCAGCAGTTTTAAGATGCTACTGtggtgtgtttttttggtttgtttgtttgttttttaaaaatggccaggcacaatggctcacacctgtaatcctgtaagcccagcacttttggaagcaaaggctggtggatcacttgagcccagaagttcaagaccagcttaggcaacatagtgagacccccatctccacacacacaatttttttttttttaattagccgggcattgtggtgtacgcctgtggtcctagctactctggaggctgaggtagcaggactgcttaagcccaggagtttgaggctgcagtaagctacgatcatgccactgcactccagccaaggatacagagggagaccttatctcaaaaaacaaaacctttaaagacataaaattttcaaagcaaaagaacaaaatatagaaagtaccggctgggcgcggtggctcaagcctgtaatcccaccactttgggaggccgaggcgggcggatcacgaggtcaggagattgagaccagcctggccaacatggtgaaactccgtctctaataaaaatacaaaaaattatccgggcgtggtggcacgtgcctgtactcccagctactcaggaggctgaggcaggagaattgcttgaacccaggagacggagcttgcagtgagcagagatcgcaccactgcattccagcctgggcagcagagcgagacttcgtctcaaaaacaaaaagaaaaaagaaaaaaagaaagtacctcGGGTAAGATCGTAAATAATGCTTTAAGAATAAATAGCCTGATAGAAAAATGTTTCTTCTAGTGTTCTAGaagaatttgaaatgtttttcttaccTCTCATTTGAACTATCTAAAACTGCAGAGCTATACACCTAAAGCCTTCCAGAACAAAAGTCACAAAGATCTAAGGAGCTTGCGAGCACTGACTAAAGACCAATTACTAAAGGAAACAGTGGAAAAACACTAGGGCGTGCTAATTGTTCCGTTATACTCAcgtgaaataaattttttaaaaataaaatcattgggTATATGTTTGGGGGAGGAATGAGGCGCTCTCCTTTAGAAATGCAGTTCCAGACATCAACGACATCGATCTCCCCTGGTGAGGAGAGGAAACTCTCAGGTGCACGTCGCACTTGCTGGGTCTCTGAAGAACGCTCACTCTCACTTTTCTCACCTTTTCTTGCCGGCCCGTAGGTGACAAGTGTTGAGGGCACTGAACACAGACACTAGAATATGACCACAGAGTCCCTGATACACGTAGGACGAACTAGCGGGCAGTTCAGTAAAGACACGCTGATGTGGGCGGACAAGAGTTACACAGCAAAAGGCAAAAGAAGGTAGACGCTACAGAAGGCACTGTAAGGAAAAGCACTTGGAACCTTAACAAGGAAAGCCATCTTCCTAAGGGGAGCAGTGGACACGACAGTCTGGGGATACAACGTGCGCCCTTCAAGACGAGGAGTGGCTAAGGAAAAAAGGGGCTGTTAACGTAACTGGGCAGAGACAGCGAGGGCTCTGCAGGCAGGGTGGGGAAAATCTCACAGCGAGGCTCCGGGAAAATTGAGGGGAGCGACTGAGGAACATCCTGGGGTTCAGGAATGAGAACTTGGGATATAACCGAAGGGGCGGGACACAGAGGAAGTCAAAGAGCAGGGCTTGGTCAAAAAGGTCAGTGgagtggaggtgggagagggaagaATGACCCTGAAGATTCAAGGGGATAGGCGGGAGACAGAGGGGAAATCGAGGCTCTTACCCGCGCCGCTCCCGGGCCTGTGAAAGCCCATGATCCGGTTGATGCGCTGTTCGGAGTTCATGAGCAGCTTCCTCCGACGCAGCTCGGCTCGACGCTGGGAGGCCGACAGGCCTGAGCCCGCTGGGACCCCCGGCCTCTCCCCGCCGTCGGTAGCGACGGCCATCGACTCCATCCTCCCGTCCACAGTCTGGGAGGGGTGGCAGGAGCGCTGGTGTTGGCCGCCGCGGCGAGGGCGATGACTAGAGGCCGGGCAGCAAGGCGCGCGTCCCCTTCCCACTATAGTCCCTCCCCCGAGCGCTGTGCCGGAGCCTGTGAGCTAAGGACGCAAGCGCCGCTCCACGCGACGAAGCGCCAGGCTCTGGCCGCCATCTTGAGTGAGGGCAGCGCTGGACGCCCTGATTCCTCCCCAACTCGTCTGGCCCTCACCCAACAGACCCCTCTGCTGTTCACTCGGAGGTGAAGAAAACCAGCACCcaaggccgggagtggtggctcacgcctgtaatcctaacactttggaaggccgaggcgggcggatcacgaggtcaggagttcaagactagcctggccaacacggtgaaacccctgtctctactaaaaatacaaaaaattagccgggcgtggtggcgcgcgcccgtaatcccggctactcgagaggctgaggcaggagaatcgcgtggacccaggaggccgaggttgcagtgagccgaggtcgcgccactgcactccagcctgtgctacagagcaagactgtctcgagggaaaaaaaagaagagaagagagagaagagggagaggagaggagaggaaaggaaaccgGGAGTGGGAAAGGGATGGCAGTGAATAATCAGCCTAGATTTGGTGCCAGGAAGCAAAATGGAGGTTGCAGCGGCAGTCGCTTGTTTACAGACCGGCAGCCTCGCTTGTAGGGAGCCACGCTTAAAGGGAGCCTTACGCTGGGATTTGTTCTTGGTTCCTGTTCCTCATCCTTAACTTCTCTACGCCCAAGAATACGGGTGCTGTGTTCCTAGGCTTTCCTCACGTTTTGTGCGTTTTTGTTCAAATCAGAATTTCCCAGTGAAGCCTTTCGTGCACATTCTATCTAAATTGCCAACACTCCCCATTCCCCTTCACcttattttttctccttgtcGTTTATGACCACCTCGcatgctattattttttttccttcttatcaTTTATGACCAACTTGCATGCTAAAGatgctccagtctgggcgacagagcgagactccgtctcaaaaataaaaaaagaaatacaacactTAAATTCTTACAGCCGAATTAAAAGTTGGACTAGAAATGTATTCCAGAAAGAATTAATTTTATGgaacagttttcaaatatttgaaaaggaaatgGCTTGAAGTTTTTCAGAACTGTAGACAAGGATCTTTAAAGTGTGCTCTGAATAACAAGcaggataaaaaaataaactacaggcctggcgcagtggctcatgcctgtaatcccagcgctttgggaggccgaggcgggcggatcacctgaggtcgggagttcgagaccagcctgaccaacatggagaaaccccgtctctactaaaaatacaaaattagcccagtgtggtgccgcatgcctgtaatcccagccactcgggagcctgaggcaggagaattgcttgaacccaggagccggaggttgcggtgagccgagatcgtgccattgcactccagcctgggcaacaagagtgacactctgtctcaaaagaaaaattaaaaaaaacaaaaaaacaaaaaaaaaacaccaccaaaagAACCCAACAGTAACAAAACTATAGAACATTAAGGATaaaagccaagacaggtggatcacttgaggctaggagctggagaccagcctggtcaacatggtgaaaccgtgtctctattaaaaattacaggcatgcgccaccacgcccagctaattttgtatttttcgtaaagacggagattctccatgttggtcaggctggtctcgaactcccaacctcaggtgatccacctgccttggcctcccaaagtgctgggattacaggcatgagccacagcgcctggccagtCATCTCATTACACAAGGGTACGGAAGACAATGGAGTAATATCTTAAcattataaatggaaaaataacctTTGATACAGAATTTCAAACCCAGCTATCCTTGAGGAACAAGCATCAAGAATTCAGTTTATGGCCTCCCAGACATCTACTTAGGCTTTTTAAAGAACCTTCAGCACTAGTTTTTCATTGACATAATTTGGATGCACAACATAGCACTACTTAGTAATTGGCAAGTTTTTCATGTCACTTTTTacttaaagagacagggtcttgctttcttgccctggctggaatgcagtggtacaatcatggttcattgcagtTTCACACTCCTAGTCTCAAGGGATCccccccgcctcagtctcctgagtacctgggactacaagcgtgagttaccatgccccaccacttttttttttttttttttttgagactgagtctcacactgtcacccaggctgaagtgcagtggtgtgatctcggctcactgcaacctctgcttcccaggttcaagcagttctcctgcctcagcctcccaagtagctggggttacaagtgtccaccaccatgcccagctaattttttgtatttttaatacagacggggtttcactatgttggccaggctggtctcaaactcctggccttgtgatccacctgccttggcctcccaaagtgctgggattgcaggcgtgagccaccacgcctggccttttttttttgagacaagagtctcgctatgtcgcccaggctggagtacagtggcgcaatctcagctccctgcaacctctgcctctcaaattcaagcaattctcatgcctc
The Chlorocebus sabaeus isolate Y175 chromosome 23, mChlSab1.0.hap1, whole genome shotgun sequence DNA segment above includes these coding regions:
- the CAMLG gene encoding guided entry of tail-anchored proteins factor CAMLG, encoding MESMAVATDGGERPGVPAGSGLSASQRRAELRRRKLLMNSEQRINRIMGFHRPGSGAEEESQTKSKQQDSDKLNSLSVPSVSKRVVLGDSVSTGTTDQQGGMAEVKGTQLGDKLDSFIKPPECSNDVNLELRQRNRGDLTADSVQRGARHGLEQYLSRFEEAMKLRKQLISEKPSQEDGSTTEEFDSFRIFRLVGCALLALGVRAFVCKYLSIFAPFLTLQLAYMGLYKYFPKSEKKIKTTVLTAALLLSGIPAEVINRSMDTYSKMGEVFTDLCVYFFTFIFCHELLDYWGSEVP